The following DNA comes from candidate division KSB1 bacterium.
CTGTCCCCGGAAGCCAGGCTGCGAACAGCACATCGCACCAGTGCAGCACGTTCTCGAGGATGAGGGGTCGACCGGAGATTAGGAGGACCACCGTCGGGATACCCTTTTCCTTGATGCGGCGCACGAGCTCCACCTGCTCGCTCGGCAGGTGCAGGTCTTCTCGATCTCCGGCTCCTTCGGCGTAGGGGGTTTCGCCGATGGCGATGACGGCCACGTCGGCGGTGTCCACCCCTCGGCCGTCGGCCGAGTAGACGATCTCGGCACCCCGCGCCCCAGCCTGCAGGGCCTGGAGGATCGTGGTGCCCTCCGTAATCCTGCCGCTTCCCCCCTGCCAGCTGATGGTCCAGCCTCCGCACTGGTAGCCGAGATTGTCGGCGGCTGGACCGGCCACCAGGATACGACCGCGGTCACGGCGCAGCGGGAGCACGCCATTCCGCTTCTTGAGCAAGACCAGAGATTGACGAACGCACTCCCGCGCTACGGCCCGGTGCGTCGCGCACCCTATACTGTCCGTGAGAGAACGATCGGTGAAAGGACGTTCAAAGAGGCCCAGCTCAAATTTGACCCTCAGAATGCGCGCCACCGCGTCGTCGATCCGGCTCATCGGGACATCGCCGTTCACCACCAGTTGCTTGAGGGTGTTGAAGAAGAGCACGTACTTGTCGGGCACCATCGCCATATCGATCCCGGCGTTGATGGCCGTCTTCACGTTGGCGGCGTAGTCCTGGCCCAACTGGTCGATGCCGTTCCAGTCCGAGACCACAAACCCGGTGAACCCGAGCTCCCCTTTGAGGACATCGGTGAGGAGGTACTTGTGGGCGTGCATTTTGACGCCGTTCCAGCTGCTGTAGGAGGCCATCACGGTGCGCACGCCCGCTCGGACCGCCGCCACGTAGCCCGGCAGGTGGATGGCACGGAGCGTAGGCTCGTCGACCTCGGTATTGCCCTGGTCGATTCCGTGGGTGGTTCCGCCATCTCCGACGTAGTGCTTGGCGCAGGCGATGATGCTGGTGGGGTCGTTCAGCGAATCCCCTTGGAAGCCGCGCACGGCCGCCTCCGCCATCATCTGAGTGATCTCCGGTGTCTCACCGAATCCCTCGTAGGTGCGACCCCAGCGCTCATCGCGCGGGACCGCAATGCAAGGAGCGAAGGTCCAGTCGATCCCCGTGCCTGCCACCTCCCTGGCGGTGATCCGCGCCGCCCGCCGCACCAGCTCCGGATTCCAGGTGCAGCCCATCCCGATGTTGTGCGGGAAGATGACCGCTCCCCGCACGTTGTTGTGACCATGAACGGCGTCAATCCCGTAGAGGATCGGGATTCGCAGACGCGTTTCCAGAGCCTTGGCCTGCAGCCGATCGTAGGTGTCGGCCCAGCCCCGCGGGCTATTGTCTTGAGGAGCCGCACCCCCTCCCGAGAGAATCGACCCCAGGAAGTAGGTCTTCACATCCTCGATGCTCCGCAGATTTGTCAGATTGGCCTGCGTCATTTGGCCGACCTTCTCCTCCAGGGTCATCCGCGAGAGGAGATCCTGGACACGATCCTCGATGGGTGCGCTGGGATCCAGGTAGACCTGAGCTATCGCAGGGACGACCATGCTGGTGAAAAGGGGGATCCACAGGAACTTGCCAAAAGCCATGGCTGTACCTCGTGTTTAGGAGCTTCCGTCAACCGTGGACAGCACAGGGGCGGCATCCCTTTCGAACTCCGCCTCAGGGCCTCGCCGGCCGGCGTGAAGAAACCTCCGCCAGCTGGTCCATTTTCCCGGACCATTTCCGCAAGATGCTGAGGGTGCTCTCGTCCGAATCGAACACGGAGTTCCGGCCCTGAGGCTCTTGCGGCGGATCGCCTGTGTAGGGATCACCGAGTCGCCAAACGGGGTCCTTGGGGTCGCGGGGTCGCCCCTCTCCTCCCCACGCCCAGAAGTTACTGCCCACTAGAGGGCCTCCAGCTGCAGCGTTCTCGTAGATGGCGGCGAAAACGACCTCGTAGTAGCGATCGCGGTACGTGGTCGGGGCCGAGGGATCGTAGCTGTGCCCATCGCGCGGCATGCCGAATTCCTCCAGCACCAGTGGCTTTCCGATCCGTTCGGCATAGGCAATGTGCGTTCGGATGTAGTCCAAAGCTTTCTCCACCGCCGGACCGTAGGTCTCCTGCGGCCGCAGAGGATCGAACCACGACCAGTTCAGAACCCAGAGGTGAAACGTCAGGTAGTCGATGGCCTTGAAGCTGTGGGTGCGGAGGTAAAGCTCCTCGGACCCGTTACAACCCACCAGGCCCTCATTTCCGGTGCAGACCAGATGGTTCGGATCGAGGCCCTTAATGTACTGAGCCGTGCGATCGATCCACTCGGCGAAAGGCTCGAAGTTCTGCTTGGCCGGTTCGCCCCAACCCGGGCGCGGCTCGTTGGCCAGCTGCCAGGCCATAATGGTGGGATCTTCTCGGTAGGGAATCCCGGTCACGGAGTTGGTGCGCAGCACCACGTGCCGAACGTAGCGCCGGTACCAGTCATCGGCCGTAGAATCGCGGTAGAAGAGGGCGCTGAAATTCATGAACTCGTCCCAGCGGTACTGGGGCAGACCGGGGTTGGGGACAGGCACCCCGCGTTCCCAGGCCACGTATTGGGCCATTCCGCCGGACCATTCCCAGTAGTTGTTCAGAAAGATCACGGCCCGCATTCCCCTCTTGCCCATCTCCGCCAGGAGGAAATCCAGGCCTCGGAGCATCGTCTCCCGGTAGCGCTGGGGCTCCGGCTGAATGCAGGGCCGAACCGTGTTGAACTGCTCCCCCTCCGAGGCGCCCATGATGCGGAGGTTCCGGATTCCGAGCTCACAAAGCCTGTCCAGCTCCCGAACCAGGCGTTCCCGGTCACCGCCCACCGTATCGGCGCCCAGGTTAACCCCGTACCAGACATTCGTGCCGAGAAAGCAGTATCGCCTGCCATCCAGCTGGAATTGGGTCCCCTCAACCCTCACAAAACCCCGGAGGTGCGAGGCTCCGCGGTGGACAGTGCGTCCGCAGGCAGCTAAGGTGAGAGCCAAGAGGAAACACAGGGCCCGATTCCGATTCCCGATCATTCCCGAGGCTCCTACTTGAGGTACAGGCATTTCCGCACCGTGCGAATCCCGTCTGCGTCCAACGAAATCAGGTACAGGCCACTGGGCGCGGCCTTTGGCTCCCAGCTGAGCGAATGGCGTCCGAGTTCGAGCCGGCCGTCCCAAACCACGTCGACCACGCGCCCCGCCAGATCCAGAATCTCCACGCGCACACGGGCAGATCGGGGCAGCTCAAACGCGATGGAGGTGCGGCTGTTGAAGGGGTTGGGGTAATTGCCGAGGATCTGGACTCTCTCCGGCAGCCGCGAGCTCTGTTTCTCTGCCAGGCCAGAGCTCGCCTCGCGGTACAGAAGCTCCAGATCATCCAAGAACACCGTCCCCTCGCCGTAGCTCCCGCTTCCGCGAAAGACCAGCAGGTCGATCTCCCCTACCTGCGACCAATCAATCGAGGCCGTTGACCGATTCGGTCGAAATGCCGAGAAAGGGATCTCCAGAACGCGTTCCTCTCCACCCGAGAGGGGGACATCGTACTGCCAGTAGATCCCGCTTCTCTCCAGGAGCACAATCGACAAGGTTCTCCCCGACGCGTCCGGTCTCAGCCAGAGCCGAAAGGCTTTCGGGGAGCTGGGGACGTCTACCAGGTCGCGGGCAACGCCGGCGTACGGGGGCTTGCCGTTGCCGATGGCGTAGTCGATCCGCAAGCACAGGCCGCCTTGGGGCCGACCGGATTCCGCCAGGGACATCAGGGCAGAGGTGCCGCTTTTGGCCCGCCAGACGTTGCTCAGCGAGAGGCCCGCCGGATACCCCTCGAAATCGTCGATCACCACCCGGTCGCGGACGGCGATCGTGACGGTATCCGGTACAAGTCCTTCCCCCGAGGCGATCACCTGCGCCACACCCGCTTGTCCTTCCGGATCGTAGGTGACGCTCGCGGCGCCCCACTGCGGAACCTGGGACAGAGCGCCGCTGAGCCTTCCCGGCCCGGTAAGCTGGAAATGAATGGGTAGGTCGGCTCGGGTACAAAGACGACCCACCGAGTCCACAACGACCGCCGTGACCTGGCTGACCTGACCGGCCACCGCCAGCAGCTCCTCGGGAAAAGCAGAGAGGTGAATTCGCGCCGGCACCTGCCCCTCCTGGGCAATCCGGATGATGAAGGCGACGTCCGGAGAGTCCAGGACCCGTGCGGGCAGTGTTGTCCGAAGTATCCCGTCACGGACACGGTGGTAGGTGATAGCCCGACGCTGTCCGAGCCACGTGTCGAACCACTCGACAACGTACGTGGTATCCCTCAGACCGCGCAAGGTGAAGCCGTGGGCACCGAGCCGCTTCCCCTGCCCGTGCCGGATCCAGCCGAAAGCCGCCGTGTCCGCCGCCATTCCGAAGGCGTCGCAGCTCTCGACCTGCAGGTCAGCCGGGCGCAAGGGACAATAAGCGTACGGGAAGTCCCGGACAACTGTGCCGAAGGCGCGGAGCTGCTTAAGAAGGTCATCCGTGGCGATGGGGCCATAGTTGAAGGCCCACCAGAAGGGACTGGCCGCCAGCCCACCAGCCCAGCTCGCCCAGAGCGCGTTGTGAAAGAGCGCCGTGTACTCGGGGCTGGGAACATTGAAGCGACCGTAGCTATCGGTGTAGCCCGCCTCGCCCATGATCGCCGGCTTGTCGAAATCCGTGTACAGCTGCTGCGCAATGCGGTGGTAAAGGTAGTAGCTTGAGCGCAGGGGATCGTTGGGGAACTGAGCCGACCAGCCGGTTTCGTACAGATGGACGTTCGGCAGATCGACGTACCGATAGCCGTCTGACCAGTACCAACCGCCGCTCATCGAAGCCGTGGTGGGGTGCTGATAGGGATCGTTCTGCTTGAAAAACTGGTGCACCCGAGCGACCCAGGCCGTCGCTTCCTGCTGGCGCCCGCTTTCCCAGCCGTCGGTCCCGTTGATCTCGTTCACGATCTCCCAGATAGCCAGAGCCCGGCTGTAGCCCCAACGGGCAATCAGATACCGATACTGCTTTTCCTGGTACCGCCAGGCTTCCTCACTGGAGTAGAAATCCCGTACGTCGCAGACCGTGTTGTAGGGGTTGTTGTGCCACTGGTGAGCCCAGACCGTATTCGAGAGCAGATCGTGTGGCCAGATCGCCAGCATCACCATCAGGTTGCGGGACTCGGCCCACTCGAGGATTTGATCGATGCGCCCGCACTTAGCCTGATCGTAACGGCCAATCCCGGAGACCAGGGATTCGATGATCCGCCCCTCGTTGCCGTACATGATGTTCCAGTAGCCGAAGATATTCCCCCCGAACTGCTGGAACCGGGCGAGCCCGGAGGAGCCATTGCTCACGCCCCACGGGTAATAGAACGCAATCCCGTAGAAGGGCGTGCCATCGTCGTGAACGAAGTAGTGGCGGTTCACCGGGGAGGGACGAATCCAGCCGTGATGTGGCGAAGCCTCAGCCCAAAAGCTTCCTTCCTCACTGGTCACCGTACTTCCCTGGTTGGACAGCACCAGTCGGAAGCTCCATGGCCCAAGCTCATTCGGGGCAAACCGCACTTTCCACTCGTTGCGGCTCTCGTAGTTGTCGTAGAAGCCGGGGATCCTCCACTGCCTCCCCGAGGGCGAGAGAAACTCCGCCCACAAGGCGATTTGCTCCGGGTCGTAAGGATTCGTGAATACCACGTTCTCCACGTTCGCCACGGCCTCGAACTTCTCGTAGAGGCCCACCGACTGGCGATTGGTGGACCGGATACTCACGCGCGGTTGCAACACGGCCCCGTACGTGTGCGCGCCTACCTCGGCCGACGGGGGACCCTGCCGACCCGCGCTGTCGACCGCGACCACCCGGTAGAAGTACGTGCGATTCGGACTGACCGCGGTATCTCTGTAGCGCAGCTCCGAGGTGGTACCTACAAGGTGCTCGGCGGTCAGAGGAAAGCCGCTCTCCTCACCCCGATACACTCGATACTCGGCCACCCGTTGCCCCAGATTGCACTGCCAGGCAAGCTCGACCGCTGAGGGACTCTGCGAGACCACCTGCAGGCGGATCACCTGCGGCAGGATCGCCTCCGTGCCGATCAGCAAATCGTCGAACCACACGGTGCCACTGCGCGGGGTCGTGGTCCCCCCATCCAGGTAGAAATAGATCCGTTCCAGAAGGCCATCCCCGTAGTTCAGCAGCCCGAACTCGTAGTATTGCCACTGATTGTCGCCAGGGACGTTTACCGGAAGCCAATCGCTTCCCTGGTTGCTGTACGTGGGCTTCAGGGTGAGCTCGGTATCGAGGTTCGACCGCACCCGAAGCGAAATCTTGGGTGCCGAAGCCACTGAGATGGGCTGAGGTAGAACAAAGTGGAAATTGTGCCACTCCCAGCTCTGCGTCGTCCGGTGGTAGTTGATCAGGAGCGCGCTGTCTCTGGCGCTGAGCTCAAAGGTGGCGGCATCCCAGTGCCAGCCCACCAGGGAGCCGTCGTCGAAGCTCACAGCCATTCCCTGCGGTTGGGCAACCCCGTTCGCCCCGATCAGAACCAGAGCAAGAAAGCCCGCCAGGTCCTTCAGGCGCATGTCCTTCTCCCGGTAGCTTGTCAGCTCCTAATTCACAATCCCCCGTCGGGACGCATTTCGGCGACCCGCTCAGCGCTCCCAATTGTCCGTGCGGAACGGAGAGGCCGGCAGCCCTTCGCTGTTGAACAGGTTCGGCTGGGCCGTGTCGCTCCATCCGAAGCGGACGGCGGCGGGCTCGGGGACTTCCGGATGCCACACTACCACGGTGAGGCCTTCGATGCGCGCCATCGCCGGCCGGAACACCCGGTCCGGTCCGGCAATCTCGAAGCCCATCAGCTTATCCCCACGCGCCACCAGCGCCGATCCGACGAAATCGAAGAAGAGGCGGACGCGGCTCCCCTCCAGCTTCATCTCCCGGTACAGAGGTCCAGAGGGGATCAGGTCGCGAAAGCCGTAGGTCTTGGCCAGCGCCCAAAGGGCTAGTCTGCGGCCAACCTCCTGCTTGTTCGCCGGGTGAATGGTGCTGGGATCGCTAATGTCTGTGGTGACGACGATCCCGGTGTTCTCGACGCGCCGGTAGGTCAGGAGCTGAGCCTCCCGTAGGAAGGGCGAAAGACCGTTGCCGTAGTTGTACGGCGCAATCTGGACGAAGTAGAACGGGAAGTTCCCCAGTCCCCAGCGCGAACGCCAGTCGCGAATCATAGCCGGGAAGAGGCGTGCGTACTGCTCCGCCCGCCCCACATTGGATTCCCCCTGGTACCAGATCACCCCGCGGATCCCGTAACCCACGAGCGGGTGGATCATTCCGTTGTACAGCACCGCCGGAGTACGGGAGCCGAAGGCGATCGGCAAGCGCGGACGCTCCCCGTAACTCTTGTCGTCCTGATACAGGAATAGGCGGCTTCCCTGGATTTCCGCGACGGGCAGCACCTGCCAGGAGCCGGCAAGGGAGATCCTTTCCTCGGGCTTTCCGGTCGGAGAGAGGTAGAGCTGCTCAGGTCGCCCGTAAATTCCGCCCCCACCCCGAAGGTCGATCACCCGCACGGCGATCAAGTTCCGGCCCGCACGAACCAGGCGGGATGGGACGGTGAAGGTGCGCTCGACGCTCCAGTACCCAGGCTGTTCGTAGCCACCGATCTTCTCGCCATTGAAGTACACACGATCCATGTCGTCGATGGGACCGAGGGAAAGGGTGAGGTCCGTCCCCGACCAGGAAGCGGGAAGTTCCACCCACTTCCGGAACCATACGATGCCGTCAAACTCGCCCAGGGATGTCCGTTCCCACGCCTGGGGGACCTGGAGAGCCAGCCAGGTGGAGTCCGGGGTCTCCGGAGATGCGAGCCGAGGATCGCCGTGTTCGTAGCCGGCCCAGAAGCGCTTCTCATCGATGCTTCCCAGATCGATGCTTGGGAAGCGGGTGAGCCAGGCCTGGAGCTCCCGTGTGGTCTCGGCAAGCTTCTCGAAATTCTGGAGGATTTCAGCGAATTCCGGGAACTCGGCCAGGGCTTCACGGGAAGTCCAGGCTTCTGCCGGCGTCCCTCCCCAGGTGCTCTCAACCAGTCCGATGGGCACATTGAGCTTTCGATACAGCTCGCGCCCGAAAAAGTAGGCGGCGGCGCTGAAGTTGGCCGCTGCTTCCGGCTCACACGGTACCCACTGGCCGGAGCAGTCGGGCTGCGGCTCCGCTGCTACTTTCCTCGGCACTTTGAACAGGCGGATGGAGGGGAAATGGGCAGCGCGGATCTCTTCCGCCGAGTTCAGAAGGGTGTCGCGAGGCGGCCAGCCGGCCAGGGGCATTTCCATGTTGGACTGACCAGAGCAAAGCCACACTTCTCCCACCAGGACGTTCTCCCAGCGCAGGGTATCCAGCCCGTCGGTGACGACTGCTTGGTGCGGTCCGCCGGCTTCGAGGGGTTTCAGCGTGACAGACCAGCTCCCATCAGGAGCGACCCGTGTTTTGGCGCGTTGGCCTGCCAAGGTGACCGTAACGGTGCGTCCAGGTGTGCCCCATCCCCAGATACGTAGCGGAACCTGGCGCTGGAGCACCATGTTCGTCCCGAAGATGCTGGGTGCCCGGAGCTTGCCACTCCCGACAGAAGCCTGAGCCACAGCCACCAGCGCTGCAGTCACGAGCAGAGAAACCGAAAGGCAGGGGATCGTTCTTCGGCTCATCGTCGCTTCCTCCTGTCTCGGTAAGGCGTCGACACCTGGCTCCAACCGGACCCCAAGCGCAAGTCCTCGCACATGGCTGCGCCCCATTGCGTCGTGGGCGCAGATCGCGGAACACCGCCCGCGTACCCCTTGCTTGCTCCCCCAAGCCGCGGTTTCCCCGGTCGTGCAGGCAACTCGGCCTCCGCGAACGGAGAGCTTGGCGAAATATACGCAATCCTGCAGGATCTGTCGAGAACCATTTTCGACTGGCCCCATCCGTCATTCCTCAGGTCCTCCCCGTGCCGGCCAGTGCGGCCCCCTTCTTCCGAGCAAATGCCGCTCGTCTCACCTTAAGGGCGTCTTTGCGCCCCTCGCCCCTTAGAGGCACTACCTTCGTTCGAGCGCTCCGACCCAGCGTCGGAACCATCCGGACGTACTGCCTCACTCGCTCAGCGAAGGGCCAAGGCCTCGGGATCGTTCCCTGGAAGGCAACGCCGGGGAAAGCGATCCAGATGCGGTCGTGCGCTGGGGCAACGCAGACGACAGGTGCCGTCGCAGGTAGGATCCTACCGAAGGTTTGCTGGAGCCCGAGGTTAGGCTTCGCGATGCGTCGCGAAAGGTGGCCTCCCCTGCGGTCGAAGCGACCTATCGATTCCCCCGTTTCCGGAGACCTTTTTACCTGCTTTGGGCGACTCCTCTGGGCAGGGCGAGGTCGGCAATTTCCGAGGCGGCATTGGCAGACGGTCGGCCCCCGGAGACGGCCATCTCGGTGCAAATGGCTTGGAGAAATCGCACGCTCCCCCGCAATTCGGGAACTGCCATCAACGCCCGTCCTACTCGATCGGCTGCACAGGGGCGTCGTGGCTGAGGGTAAAGTGGCCCTCGACCACCACGGGCTCCCCGGGCTTCAGTCCAAAGGCGGAATCCAGCACCTCGACGTATTCCTCGTTCTCCTGTCCGGGCGTAATGTAGCACCATTGAGCCACGTCTTGTCCCACCGCGTTCTTGCGCACCACGAAGACCAGCTTGCGCCGGTCCCGCTCAATCACCGCACTTCGCGGGACCAGAAGGCGGTTTCGCAGGACTTGCGCCTCGAGTTTCGCCTCCCCGTACATCCCATCCAGCAGTTTCCCCCTCGGGTTCGGCAGTTCGACGAGCACCGTGTACGTGCGACTCTCCTCGTTGAGTACTGGATTGATGCCCGTGACGCGCCCCTTGAACGCCGTGTCCGGATAGGCCGAAAAGCGTACCTCCACCCCTGCCCCAATTCGCACCTGCCCGATCTCGCTTTCCAGAACCTCGGCGTCGAATTCGAGGGTAGAAAGGTCCACCAACTTGCAGAGCTCCTGGGAGGGACTAACCCACTGCCCCGGGCTGACGCGTACGTGGCCTACGGTGCCCGAGAATGGGGCGCGGATTATGGTGTAATCGAGCTCCAGTTCAGCGTGCTTCAGTCGGGCAAAGGCTGCAGCCAGGCCGCTCTTCACGGCCATCATCTCATCCCGCGAGGAACCGGAGAAGATGCGAGCAATGTCCCGCTCGATACGGGCGCGTTCGTAGGCGGACTCGGTGATCTTCCCGGCCCGGTATTGGTCCTCGATGTGCCGAAATTCTTCCTCCGAGAGGCCAACTCCTGCGTACCTGGAGGCGACGATCGCGCTGTCGCCGGCCTCCCGGGCCTCGGCGCGCAGGAGACCGAATTCCACCTCGGCCCGTAAGA
Coding sequences within:
- a CDS encoding glycoside hydrolase family 3 C-terminal domain-containing protein, whose amino-acid sequence is MAFGKFLWIPLFTSMVVPAIAQVYLDPSAPIEDRVQDLLSRMTLEEKVGQMTQANLTNLRSIEDVKTYFLGSILSGGGAAPQDNSPRGWADTYDRLQAKALETRLRIPILYGIDAVHGHNNVRGAVIFPHNIGMGCTWNPELVRRAARITAREVAGTGIDWTFAPCIAVPRDERWGRTYEGFGETPEITQMMAEAAVRGFQGDSLNDPTSIIACAKHYVGDGGTTHGIDQGNTEVDEPTLRAIHLPGYVAAVRAGVRTVMASYSSWNGVKMHAHKYLLTDVLKGELGFTGFVVSDWNGIDQLGQDYAANVKTAINAGIDMAMVPDKYVLFFNTLKQLVVNGDVPMSRIDDAVARILRVKFELGLFERPFTDRSLTDSIGCATHRAVARECVRQSLVLLKKRNGVLPLRRDRGRILVAGPAADNLGYQCGGWTISWQGGSGRITEGTTILQALQAGARGAEIVYSADGRGVDTADVAVIAIGETPYAEGAGDREDLHLPSEQVELVRRIKEKGIPTVVLLISGRPLILENVLHWCDVLFAAWLPGTEGAGIADVLYGDFPPTGRLTHSWPRSMRQIPINWGDASYDPLFPYRHGITTLEDYGVNDPPIFHSGLLRKDGRTVELAFSKPMATPTSPQGWQVRVNGSAVEVVSARRKEGDPFVLELTLAAAANAGDSLSVAYSPGQVRAVDGSALEAFGPVELYNLRNEGSGPQEIPGRVEAENYTAFQGVSLVRTTDVGGGSALAFDRTEWAEYDLVVPSTGMYEVTLRVSAASQQGRVGLVVGGQVLAVLDIPVTGGWENWTTVTASVLLNQGQVRLKVFAFMGGFRLNWLEFAWKSGVDWLAGSYPSDFRLYPPMPNPLSRRTVVSFWVPRESQVTVAVHDVLGREVQRLVDGRVSQGLRSAIWEAAEVPSGVYLVSLEAPGSRKLQRLVVIR
- a CDS encoding mannanase, with protein sequence MIGNRNRALCFLLALTLAACGRTVHRGASHLRGFVRVEGTQFQLDGRRYCFLGTNVWYGVNLGADTVGGDRERLVRELDRLCELGIRNLRIMGASEGEQFNTVRPCIQPEPQRYRETMLRGLDFLLAEMGKRGMRAVIFLNNYWEWSGGMAQYVAWERGVPVPNPGLPQYRWDEFMNFSALFYRDSTADDWYRRYVRHVVLRTNSVTGIPYREDPTIMAWQLANEPRPGWGEPAKQNFEPFAEWIDRTAQYIKGLDPNHLVCTGNEGLVGCNGSEELYLRTHSFKAIDYLTFHLWVLNWSWFDPLRPQETYGPAVEKALDYIRTHIAYAERIGKPLVLEEFGMPRDGHSYDPSAPTTYRDRYYEVVFAAIYENAAAGGPLVGSNFWAWGGEGRPRDPKDPVWRLGDPYTGDPPQEPQGRNSVFDSDESTLSILRKWSGKMDQLAEVSSRRPARP
- a CDS encoding DUF5060 domain-containing protein, which translates into the protein MRLKDLAGFLALVLIGANGVAQPQGMAVSFDDGSLVGWHWDAATFELSARDSALLINYHRTTQSWEWHNFHFVLPQPISVASAPKISLRVRSNLDTELTLKPTYSNQGSDWLPVNVPGDNQWQYYEFGLLNYGDGLLERIYFYLDGGTTTPRSGTVWFDDLLIGTEAILPQVIRLQVVSQSPSAVELAWQCNLGQRVAEYRVYRGEESGFPLTAEHLVGTTSELRYRDTAVSPNRTYFYRVVAVDSAGRQGPPSAEVGAHTYGAVLQPRVSIRSTNRQSVGLYEKFEAVANVENVVFTNPYDPEQIALWAEFLSPSGRQWRIPGFYDNYESRNEWKVRFAPNELGPWSFRLVLSNQGSTVTSEEGSFWAEASPHHGWIRPSPVNRHYFVHDDGTPFYGIAFYYPWGVSNGSSGLARFQQFGGNIFGYWNIMYGNEGRIIESLVSGIGRYDQAKCGRIDQILEWAESRNLMVMLAIWPHDLLSNTVWAHQWHNNPYNTVCDVRDFYSSEEAWRYQEKQYRYLIARWGYSRALAIWEIVNEINGTDGWESGRQQEATAWVARVHQFFKQNDPYQHPTTASMSGGWYWSDGYRYVDLPNVHLYETGWSAQFPNDPLRSSYYLYHRIAQQLYTDFDKPAIMGEAGYTDSYGRFNVPSPEYTALFHNALWASWAGGLAASPFWWAFNYGPIATDDLLKQLRAFGTVVRDFPYAYCPLRPADLQVESCDAFGMAADTAAFGWIRHGQGKRLGAHGFTLRGLRDTTYVVEWFDTWLGQRRAITYHRVRDGILRTTLPARVLDSPDVAFIIRIAQEGQVPARIHLSAFPEELLAVAGQVSQVTAVVVDSVGRLCTRADLPIHFQLTGPGRLSGALSQVPQWGAASVTYDPEGQAGVAQVIASGEGLVPDTVTIAVRDRVVIDDFEGYPAGLSLSNVWRAKSGTSALMSLAESGRPQGGLCLRIDYAIGNGKPPYAGVARDLVDVPSSPKAFRLWLRPDASGRTLSIVLLERSGIYWQYDVPLSGGEERVLEIPFSAFRPNRSTASIDWSQVGEIDLLVFRGSGSYGEGTVFLDDLELLYREASSGLAEKQSSRLPERVQILGNYPNPFNSRTSIAFELPRSARVRVEILDLAGRVVDVVWDGRLELGRHSLSWEPKAAPSGLYLISLDADGIRTVRKCLYLK
- a CDS encoding efflux RND transporter periplasmic adaptor subunit; its protein translation is MRARLGGSRKGLWLGLSAAGVICLVIAIRVFRSEEPIPEGASEAREEVSTAPVPVRVKYAFTGDLVLRITATGRTRARQSVSIHPHSNGFLTEVRVRDGQQVQRGEVLFRLDDRQAQLQVREARDDVLRAEVEFGLLRAEAREAGDSAIVASRYAGVGLSEEEFRHIEDQYRAGKITESAYERARIERDIARIFSGSSRDEMMAVKSGLAAAFARLKHAELELDYTIIRAPFSGTVGHVRVSPGQWVSPSQELCKLVDLSTLEFDAEVLESEIGQVRIGAGVEVRFSAYPDTAFKGRVTGINPVLNEESRTYTVLVELPNPRGKLLDGMYGEAKLEAQVLRNRLLVPRSAVIERDRRKLVFVVRKNAVGQDVAQWCYITPGQENEEYVEVLDSAFGLKPGEPVVVEGHFTLSHDAPVQPIE